A stretch of Cucumis sativus cultivar 9930 chromosome 2, Cucumber_9930_V3, whole genome shotgun sequence DNA encodes these proteins:
- the LOC116401983 gene encoding uncharacterized protein LOC116401983 encodes MASTSTNGPMYKIDPAHHFQSIVSSLAHLENSTRTIKAKLKPDQLTLFRNTKFGHFLDLNIIFNGPLIHYLLLREVEDERVDHISFKIGEVVCSFGRREFNMMTGLWSSQPEPIDLVGNSRLLEKFFEQKKCIYISDLEDTFVEYEGDDDDDDIVKLALVYFIEMSLLGKDRRTKVDRTLFRIADDWTTFNNYDWGGLVFGRTLSALKRALEHLEVQKKGEEGDCTGVEGHDAQTEDVDTPGTPSWLRMPKEDDTSDGVKHVERQKQGVEANRTEDDTMDELDKKVHIHSEEPVDVVDDLNEEIGVKSLTYFDSDVMEIEPLSTERPHVRPARSKRASVYLSTPFTALDKRTTKSITTTSQSQPSVYDPMHKIPDAHLDRLRAWITDKRTKDEVRETFHGKKSKEFFRDLFMCRRWLADEVRTFLIISYLQF; translated from the exons ATGGCTTCGACATCAACTAACGGTCCCATGTACAAGATTGACCCTGCTCATCATTTTCAGTCTATAGTAAGTAGTTTAGCACATTTAGAAAACAGTACACGTACAATAAAGGCTAAATTGAAACCGGATCAATTAAccttatttagaaatacaaagttCGGCCACTTTTTGGATCTGAATATAATCTTTAATGGGCCGCTCATCCACTACTTATTGTTAAGAGAGGTGGAAGATGAAAGGGTTGATCACATAAGTTTCAAGATAGGAGAAGTCGTGTGCAGTTTTGGAAGGAGAGAATTTAATATGATGACGGGTCTATGGAGTTCTCAACCAGAGCCTATTGATTTGGTTGGGAATAGTAGGTTGTTGGAGAAGTTCTTCgaacaaaaaaagtgtatttatATAAGTGACTTAGAGGACACATTTGTGGAATACGAGGGGGATGACGATGACGATGACATAGTTAAATTAGCTCTAGTTTACTTTATAGAGATGTCATTGTTAGGAAAAGATAGGCGGACGAAAGTGGACCGAACTTTATTTAGGATTGCAGATGATTGGACCACATTTAACAATTACGATTGGGGAGGGTTGGTTTTTGGACGTACACTTTCTGCCTTAAAACGAGCCTTGGAACACCTTGAAGTTCAAAAAAAG GGTGAAGAAGGAGACTGCACGGGAGTTGAAGGTCATGATGCCCAGACCGAAGATGTTGACACACCCGGTACACCTTCTTGGTTGAGGATGCCCAAGGAGGATGACACAAGTGATGGGGTGAAACATGTTGAACGTCAAAAGCAG GGTGTCGAAGCAAACCGCACGGAGGATGACACAATGGATGAGTTGGATAAGAAGGTTCATATTCATTCGGAGGAGCCAGTAGACGTCGTTGACGATTTGAACGAGGAAATTGGAGTAAAAAGTCTTACTTATTTTGATTCAGACGTCATGGAAATAGAACCATTATCCACTGAACGACCACATGTTCGGCCCGCACGTAGCAAGCGTGCAAGTGTATACTTGTCAACCCCCTTCACAGCTTTAGATAAACGGACTACAAAATCAATCACCACCACCTCTCAGTCTCAACCATCCGTCTATGATCCTATGCACAAAATACCTGACGCCCATTTAGATCGACTCAGAGCTTGGATCACAGACAAGCGTACGAAAGATGAGGTGCGTGAAACTTTTCACGGGAAAAAATCGAAGGAGTTTTTCAGAGACTTGTTCATGTGTCGTCGGTGGTTGGCGGATGAGGTTAGaacttttctcattatttcttatttacagTTTTAG